A genomic stretch from Nodosilinea sp. PGN35 includes:
- a CDS encoding YcjF family protein: MVRWQWVFLPLGILVGLGALLLLADALLRLYNLLALVSPLLAQVTVGIVAAVGLGAAGFGIYRLWPFLRPRRRRRQVQAPRRSEDAAAVNLLAIQRQVEQIQDHVARQALQQKALDLQAASTARPLTIAVFGVGSAGKTALINGLLGEPLGAVGAAMGTTQEPQSYPWAFPNSPKVLQMIDTPGIAEAGVAGTEREATARQIATAADLILFVVDDDLRQAEFTVLSTLMEMGKRVLVVLNKADRYVEADLDALLDHLRSRLVPPLSADDVVAVAALPQPLPRVGGGWLQMQPNLLPLQTRLADLLRQEGETLMADNLLLQTQQIGDAARQLIDDQRQTQAEAIIDRYQWLGAGAIAMTPLPGLDFLATAAINAQMVVELSQVYGCEVSLEEGKALALSVAKTLTGLGFVKGTLDLLALGLQTNLATVVAGRALKGASGAYLTRIAGKSFVEYFRQNQSWGDSGMGAVVEQQYRLNQRDALMKAFVKEAVTRIVPIVQGS, encoded by the coding sequence ATGGTGCGGTGGCAATGGGTCTTTCTCCCGCTGGGAATTTTAGTAGGCCTGGGGGCACTGCTACTGCTGGCCGATGCCCTGCTGCGTCTCTACAACCTTCTGGCGCTGGTATCGCCCCTGCTGGCCCAGGTCACGGTGGGCATTGTGGCTGCTGTCGGCCTGGGAGCCGCAGGCTTTGGTATCTACCGGCTCTGGCCTTTCCTGAGGCCTCGCCGCCGCCGTCGCCAGGTGCAGGCTCCCCGCCGCTCCGAGGATGCCGCCGCGGTCAATTTGCTTGCGATACAGCGCCAGGTCGAGCAGATCCAAGACCATGTAGCTCGCCAAGCTCTCCAGCAAAAAGCGCTAGATCTACAGGCGGCTTCAACCGCTCGCCCCCTTACCATTGCCGTATTTGGAGTCGGGTCAGCGGGCAAAACCGCTCTGATCAACGGACTGTTGGGGGAACCCCTCGGTGCGGTCGGCGCAGCCATGGGTACCACCCAGGAGCCCCAGAGCTATCCCTGGGCTTTTCCCAACAGCCCTAAAGTGCTGCAAATGATCGATACCCCTGGCATCGCCGAGGCTGGCGTCGCTGGCACCGAGCGCGAGGCGACTGCCCGCCAGATCGCCACCGCCGCCGATCTGATTTTGTTTGTCGTCGATGACGACCTGCGTCAGGCAGAGTTCACCGTTTTGAGCACCTTGATGGAGATGGGCAAACGGGTGCTGGTGGTGCTCAATAAGGCCGATCGCTACGTTGAAGCCGACTTAGATGCCCTGCTAGACCACCTGCGATCGCGTCTCGTTCCGCCCCTGAGCGCTGACGATGTCGTTGCCGTAGCGGCCTTACCCCAACCGCTGCCCCGGGTAGGGGGCGGTTGGCTGCAAATGCAGCCAAATTTACTCCCCCTGCAAACTCGTCTAGCCGACCTGCTCCGCCAGGAGGGCGAAACGCTCATGGCAGACAACCTGCTGCTGCAAACCCAGCAGATTGGCGACGCGGCCCGGCAGCTGATTGACGACCAGCGTCAGACCCAGGCCGAGGCCATTATCGATCGCTACCAGTGGCTGGGAGCAGGGGCGATCGCCATGACTCCCCTCCCCGGCCTCGACTTTTTAGCCACCGCCGCCATCAATGCCCAAATGGTTGTTGAACTCAGCCAGGTCTACGGCTGCGAGGTCAGTTTAGAGGAAGGTAAAGCCCTAGCTCTGTCGGTAGCCAAAACCCTCACTGGTTTAGGCTTCGTCAAAGGTACCCTAGATCTGCTGGCCCTGGGGTTACAAACCAACCTGGCCACAGTCGTCGCCGGACGCGCCCTCAAAGGAGCCAGCGGTGCCTACCTGACCCGCATTGCCGGCAAAAGCTTTGTGGAATACTTTCGCCAAAACCAGAGCTGGGGGGATAGCGGCATGGGTGCTGTGGTCGAGCAGCAGTATCGTCTCAACCAGCGCGATGCCCTGATGAAAGCGTTCGTTAAAGAAGCCGTGACTCGCATTGTGCCGATAGTGCAGGGCAGCTAG
- the tsaE gene encoding tRNA (adenosine(37)-N6)-threonylcarbamoyltransferase complex ATPase subunit type 1 TsaE: MGDRVFVIDLLDARATQVLGDRLGQLCPPGTVLLLSGELGSGKTTLVQGVGAGLGIAEPISSPTFTLINEYLEGRIPLYHVDLYRLDPAQVESLELESYWDAAEVEPGLLAIEWSERMVEPPPSAMRLRLENRPGGGRRATLTADREEQIALLKQVTGDGLLANEV, translated from the coding sequence ATGGGGGACAGGGTATTTGTAATTGATCTGCTGGATGCTCGGGCGACTCAGGTTCTAGGCGATCGCCTGGGACAGCTTTGCCCGCCGGGCACGGTGCTGCTGCTGTCTGGAGAACTGGGCAGCGGCAAGACAACTTTGGTTCAGGGGGTGGGGGCGGGCCTGGGAATTGCGGAGCCGATCAGTAGCCCGACTTTTACTCTGATCAACGAGTATTTGGAGGGCCGAATTCCGCTTTACCACGTCGATCTGTATCGACTAGATCCCGCCCAGGTGGAGTCTTTGGAGCTAGAGAGCTATTGGGATGCCGCCGAGGTAGAGCCTGGGCTGCTCGCCATCGAATGGTCAGAACGGATGGTGGAGCCTCCCCCTTCAGCGATGCGGCTGCGGCTGGAAAATAGGCCCGGCGGCGGGCGGCGGGCTACGCTGACGGCAGACCGAGAAGAGCAGATTGCGTTGTTAAAGCAGGTAACTGGCGATGGCCTACTGGCTAATGAAGTCTGA
- a CDS encoding EVE domain-containing protein: MAYWLMKSEPDVYSIDDLKRDRTELWDGVRNYQARNFLTGMAVGDKAFFYHSNTKPPGIVGLMEVVETGVVDPTQFDSASKYYDSKSSRDDPRWYTVVVGYLETFENGISLDQLREAFSPDDLWVVRRGNRLSVMPVDDAIAEKILHLAQRQTGR, from the coding sequence ATGGCCTACTGGCTAATGAAGTCTGAGCCCGATGTGTACAGCATTGACGATCTAAAGCGCGATCGCACGGAGCTTTGGGATGGCGTTCGCAACTACCAAGCCCGTAACTTTCTCACCGGTATGGCGGTCGGAGACAAGGCTTTTTTCTACCATTCCAATACCAAGCCACCGGGAATTGTGGGCCTGATGGAAGTTGTAGAGACGGGGGTGGTTGATCCGACCCAATTTGACTCAGCCAGCAAATATTATGATTCCAAGTCCTCTAGGGACGATCCTCGCTGGTATACAGTGGTAGTGGGTTACTTGGAAACCTTTGAGAACGGCATCAGCCTGGATCAGCTGCGGGAGGCCTTTTCCCCCGATGATTTGTGGGTGGTGCGGCGGGGAAATCGACTATCTGTGATGCCGGTAGACGATGCGATCGCCGAGAAGATTTTGCATTTGGCCCAGCGACAGACGGGGAGATAA
- a CDS encoding biopolymer transporter ExbD, with the protein MHLPEEPESPVQINIVPMIDVVFAVLAFFILSSLFLTRNQGLPVALPGAETAETQDQSQVVVTLNAEGEVFVGNRAVADEQLLEAIQTLGTLSDGGLVVIRADQAVNHGRVVAVMDQLRTLPGVQLAIATEGGQP; encoded by the coding sequence ATGCACCTTCCTGAAGAGCCAGAATCTCCTGTCCAAATCAATATCGTGCCGATGATTGATGTGGTCTTTGCGGTGCTGGCGTTCTTTATTCTTTCCAGCCTGTTTTTGACCCGCAATCAGGGATTGCCGGTGGCGCTGCCAGGGGCAGAGACGGCGGAAACCCAGGATCAAAGCCAGGTGGTGGTGACCCTGAATGCCGAGGGTGAAGTTTTTGTGGGCAATAGAGCGGTGGCTGATGAGCAGCTTTTAGAGGCAATTCAAACCTTGGGCACGCTAAGTGATGGCGGTCTGGTGGTGATTCGGGCTGACCAGGCGGTGAACCACGGGCGAGTGGTCGCGGTAATGGATCAGCTGCGGACGCTGCCGGGGGTGCAGTTGGCGATCGCCACCGAAGGCGGGCAGCCCTGA
- a CDS encoding RNA-binding protein gives MTIYIGNLSFQASEDDIKSVFAEYGEVTRISLPIDRETGRKRGFAFVDMADEAKEDQAISELDGAEWLGRELRVNKARPRTESSGDDRPNRSNRFSHNPL, from the coding sequence GTGACTATTTATATTGGGAACTTGTCCTTTCAGGCTTCTGAGGACGATATTAAAAGCGTTTTTGCTGAGTACGGTGAGGTCACCCGCATTAGCCTACCCATTGACCGCGAGACCGGTCGCAAGCGGGGCTTTGCCTTTGTCGATATGGCCGACGAAGCTAAAGAAGACCAGGCCATCTCCGAGCTAGATGGGGCCGAGTGGCTGGGCCGCGAACTGCGCGTCAATAAAGCCCGCCCCCGCACCGAAAGTAGTGGCGACGATCGCCCCAACCGCAGCAACCGCTTCTCCCATAATCCGCTCTAG